In Oreochromis aureus strain Israel breed Guangdong linkage group 6, ZZ_aureus, whole genome shotgun sequence, the genomic window gtgagatccctttattttcattcactcgtgagagtgagagccctttattttcattcactcgtgagagtgagatccctttattttcattcacttgtgagagtgagatccctttattttcattcactcgtaagagtgagatccctgactTCCAACCTTTTAAACTGCGGAGTGACCCCACACAGGACCGTCAAACTCCGTCTTACAGGCGAGTCCTTTCACTCGTAGAGTGAgatcctttattttcattcacttgtgagagtgagatccctttattttcattcactcgtgagagtgagatccctttattttcattcactcgtaagagtgagatccctgactTCCAACCTTTTAAACTGCGGAGTGACCCCACACAGGACCGTCAAACTCCGTCTTACAGGCGAGTCCtttcactcgtgagagtgagatccctttattttcattcactcgtaagagtgagatccctttattttcattcactcgtaagagtgagatccctttattttcattcactcgtgagagtgagatccctttattttcattcactcgtaagagtgagatccctttattttcattcactcataagagtgagatccctgactTCCAGCCTTTTAATTGCGGAACGAGTCCCCAGGGGACTGCCAGTTCCGTCTTACAGGCGAGTCCTTTCACTCGTAagagtgagatccctgactTCCAGTCCTTAAAGGACGAGTCTTTTAAGAACCGTGTCAATCTAAAAACCGATTTTAGCCGCAATGTGTTCTTGAGTGTTTATATTCACCTGGTTCGGATGAAAATGCCGGTCAGAGAGAATCCTCCTCGCTCCCTGGGATCGTGGACCTCTTGCTAAAAACGCTGGCCAACGGCGAATTCACGTAGTTGgtctttactgtttcactaGAAACAGGCTGTCGCGACAGACTTTGCAGCGTGGGTTCACGAATCCAGGAAACGACGAGGTCACTCTGttggctcgaaggaccaaataaatgtaaagagtcaatatttaaacaagacattcttcaggcgaaataaagacactcaagacaGTTTAGATGGTAACAACGCAAGACGCTGGGTGAGCGCTGCTGTCTCAGGCTCACAACCAGCGTATgcggcagttctttatttatagcgtttcagagtatgtgtgtgtgtgtgaagtttatgaagaatgggcccctctttgtatttgggagtgtatagataagaacgtcctgctctccccttcctgggagtgaaacggcTCGTAGAGAACCAGGTGCAGAGGAAATATACTGGGTaaatcatatctgagaacactatgcttttgtctttacttcagcttcacttctagtgaagcagtaaaatacgattaaatggaaagaataaatgggtaaacaactattaacactgaaattaaagataaacCATCAATAACGTACAAATGCAAGTGGGAATAatacttgaaacatttgaaaatctcttaacaaGTGAGGAAAGGAGACAGGCTGTAATgtgttcctgctgtgttttacttgcacctatttgaaagagtgaacgtaaacacaaatattattttattttattttatatgctggaatatgcaggaaataggtttaaatgttaaacacatttcttcaaATCAAAAacagttgcatataatttagtttttgcttgatgcataaagtaaaaagattaaaactaataaaacaagttttaaaaagagactttaaatatttaatgattGAAATAAAGCACAAAAATCAACTCTTGTTTTTATCTATAACTTTTgttctattttcatttttttttttcacccacaTGCAGGTCACAGAAACACAGCACAGCACGATCAGCCAATCACACAAGGTACAGGATAGGGAGGACACGCCCCCTCTCCACAcagcacatcagcagcagcagggatgATTATGGATGATGTCAGTAGTTACTATGATGTCATCACATTGCATCTTACACTGTAGAACAAGATGCATcataacagaagaaaaaaaaaaactaaagcaacaaaaataaagaatatcaagaataaaatataaacaaaataaaatgtaaagacaaaataacacaaaaatattaaaaactgaaaatgtatttttaaaagttctGATAAATTGAAAATGATGAAATTTGATGTCCAAGCAGCAAAGTGATACATAAATCCAGGTCAACTTTTGTTTCATCACGAACACATAGACGGTCGGCGTCCTGAGGGGGGCGCTGTGCCAAGGGTTCATTTTCTGAGGAATGTCTGTTAAACCTGCTGCTGTCCATAAAGTTTCTGCGTGTCACCATCAGCAGGTTCATCAAACATCATCGGACGCCACGCTGACTCATTAACatcaaacaggaaaacaacaaagaagCTTCGGTTCTCTGACGAGTCACTTCCTGTCAGGCGCTCTCGTCCTCCTCCTTAGTCGGACCACTCCTGGTCCTCAGGCTCAGATTCCTCCTCTGATTCGCTGTATTCCACCGCGATACGTCGCGACAAGATGGTGGCAACGTCGTTTCCTGCCGGCTCTCGTTTCTTGGCCTCTTCCTGCTCACGCTGCTCCTGAACCTTCCTCAGCTGGATCCCTGCAGACATGAGACATTGCATCAACACCCAGGGCCACACCCATCCACAccagatcacacacacacacatctgtcgGACCACACCCACCAGGTCACCCTGGCCACACCCGCTCACACCAGATGAGCGTCACCCAGTGACCACCTCTATAAACTGTGAACTGTCTGCATCCTGACTGACCTCTGCGGATAGCGGCGAGGAGGTCACTGCGGGCATCATTCATTGGCACGTTCAGTCCAGCGGCTGGCTTCCTGCCATCTGCCGCCGGGGGCACCGGGGGcgcagcagcagaggagggaGCTTGGCTGCTAGGACGGGAGGGGGAGGAGATGTAGTTacctgggggtgggggtggaggggAGGGGCTATAAGGGTGGGCCTGGGCAGCGGTGCCACCTGTGGACAGAAAAGAGCAGGAGCTCCTGATTTCACGTGGACATGCCAAAGCGCCATCAGAAACCTAAAAAATAGCGGGGTGCTTGTTACCTTGGTTACCAGGCACAGCTGCAGGGTGCAATGGTGTTGCCATAGCAGCACTGTGGATGGAGCTGTTTGGAAACACCACCTGTCCTGCTGATGGCATGAGAGGTGGAGGCGGTGGCGGGGCCGGAGGGATTTGACGGTCACTGAGGAGGgatggaggtcaaaggtcaaacatgTATATGTGCATAATGATAGTGATTATAAtttgaatgtatgtgtgtgtgtacttggcCTCCTTGGCCATGTTGGAACGTGCTCCGTTCTGATTGGCTGGGCCAGTGAGCGGCTGTGGGCGATGGTGATGCTGATGCGGCTGGTTGCGACCCAGAGAGTGCTGCCGAGCGGTTGCCGCAGATACTGCGGAGGTGGGTCTGAGGGCACGGTCCAATGACTGAGTTTGCCCAGAACCACTGGTCGCAATGTCAACATCATCTTTTCTATCATGCCCATCATGGTGAGGACTGGCCGGGAAGGAGAGGTCATCTGACATCCCTGACCTTTGTGGAAGGAGTTAAAGTTCTGATGTCAGCTTATTGGACAGGGAAGTAGGTGTGAACATGCAGGTGTTTACCTGTCGGGTGACAATGAGCCGTCAGATGTATGGTGAGGTGATGGTGTGACTCGAGCATCTGGGCGGAGCTCCTTGTCATAAGCCATCAGGTTCCACTCCTGTCGCCTGTTTCGCGCTTTCCGGACCTTCCCAGGAGAAAGAGTAATGACAACAAGTACTGAGATTTAATGAAAGGTCACAAACTTATCAAAACACGTGACTTAACAAGTTTGAACCAAACACAAATGACTTCACCTTCTTCACCTCCCGCCCTGAAGACTCCTCCACATGTCTCTGCTCCTAGAAACAAATGAGCTGTTAAAGCAGCACCTTATCTTCACatacatggatggatggataatcgtggttggatgcatggatagatagatggatgatCATGGTTGGATgcgtggatggatggatgatcatGGTTGGATgcatggacagatggatggatgatcgtggttggatgcatggacagatggatggatgatcgtggttggatgcatggatagatggatgatcgtggatggatgcatggatagatggatgattgtggttggatgcatggacagatggatggatgatcgtggttggatgcatggatagatggatgatcgtggatggatgcatggatagatggatgatcATGGTTGGAtgcatggatagatggatggatgatcatGGTTGGAtgcatggatagatggatgatcgtggatggatgcatggatagatggatgatcATGGTTGGAtgcatggatagatggatggatgatcatGGTTGGAtgcatggatagatggatgatcgtggatggatgcatggatagatggatgatcATGGTTGGAtgcatggatagatggatggatgatcatGGTTGGAtgcatggatagatggatgatcgtggatggatgcatggatagatggatgatcATGGTTGGAtgcatggatagatggatggatgattgtggttggatgcatggatagatggatggatgattgtgGTTGGATGcgtggatagatggatggatgattgtgGTTGGATGcgtggatagatggatggatgatcgtggttggatgcatggatagatggatgattGTGGTTGGATGCGTGGATAGATGGATGATCGTGGTTGGAtgcatggatagatggatgatcgtggatggatgcatggatagatggatggatgattgtggttggatgcatggatagatggatgattGTGATTGGAtgcatggatagatggatggatgatcgtggttggatgcatggatagatggatggatgatcgTGGCTGGAtgcatggatagatggatggatgatcgTGGCTGGATGCATGGGTAGATGGATGATCATGGTTGGAtgcatggatagatggatgatcgtggttggatgcatggatagatggatgatcATGGTTGGAtgcatggatagatggatgatcgtggttggatgcatggatagatggatggttGTGATTGGAtgcatggatagatggatggatgattgtgGTTGGATGcgtggatagatggatggatgatcgtggttggatgcatggatagatggatgatcgtggttggatgcatggatagatggatgatcgtggatggatgcatggatagatggatggatgatcatGGTTGGAtgcatggatagatggatgatcgtggatggatgcatggatagatggatgattgtggttggatgcatggacagatggatggatgatcgtggttggatgcatggatagatggatgattgtggttggatgcatggacagatggatggatgatcgtggttggatgcatggatagatggatgatcgtggatggatgcatggatagatggatgatcATGGTTGGAtgcatggatagatggatgatcgtggatggatgcatggatagatggatgatcATGGTTGGAtgcatggatagatggatggatgatcatGGTTGGAtgcatggatagatggatgatcgtggatggatgcatggatagatggatgatcATGGTTGGATGCATGGATAGACGGATGGATGATCATGGTTGGATGCGTGGATAGATGGGTGGATGAACCTTCTGCCGTCTCTTCTCCTTGCGTTTGTTCTCGGTGGCCTGCAGCATCTTTTCCTTCCACAGGTTGAAGAAGTACGATGGGTCGGTGTAGAACTTCAGACCATCCTTCTTGTCGTCCCTGcagacacaacaacaaaaactctgAGTTTAAATTACCTGCAAGTAATTTAAACTCTTACGCCTACAACCTGCAGGACGTTGTGGGCGGAGTTTAAACTAACCTGTAGGCCGTCAGGATGTTGAGGGGTGGTGGCTTGTCACAGCGTTGGTACATCTCCAGCGCTGGATTAGGGATGGAGCTCCGTGACACCACCTGCTGGTCCTGAATGGTACTGCTCTTAAAAGCTTTCCGCATATTGATGTCCTGCAGTGAGACTGGAAGCACATGGAAGAGATACAGAATCTATAAACAGGTGGAGGCGCTGGATGGTCACATGATCTGAGTGCAGTGATTCTCGCCAACCTTCCTCCACGGTGGAATCCAGCTGAGTGACCTTCACGGCCAGCAGGTCCACTCTCTCCTGCAGGCTGTTCATTCTCAGGTAGAAGCTGTTAGCCTCCGTGAACAGCTCGCCAAAGATGTCCTCCGCATGGCGACCTGCACGCCATCGTAAGGAAGTAAGACATGTTATCACTACGCCGTGGACCGAGTGAGCTCACACAGACTTACTGAGCTTCAGTGTGGATGAGATCAAAAGCTTCCATCCACAGAAAACGACCCTAAAGGTCAACTCTAACGAGGGACCAGGagcaggacacacaaacacctcctcTCAAGCTTTTGAGaggtggtgtttgtgtgtgtttggactCCCACACCTGGGCTGTAGGCGGAGCTTCACTCCACATGTTTTTAGC contains:
- the LOC116317862 gene encoding wiskott-Aldrich syndrome protein family member 3-like; protein product: MPLVKRIIEPRYLCRGSLPDGVASELECVTNSTLAAVIKQLGGLSRHAEDIFGELFTEANSFYLRMNSLQERVDLLAVKVTQLDSTVEEVSLQDINMRKAFKSSTIQDQQVVSRSSIPNPALEMYQRCDKPPPLNILTAYRDDKKDGLKFYTDPSYFFNLWKEKMLQATENKRKEKRRQKEQRHVEESSGREVKKVRKARNRRQEWNLMAYDKELRPDARVTPSPHHTSDGSLSPDRSGMSDDLSFPASPHHDGHDRKDDVDIATSGSGQTQSLDRALRPTSAVSAATARQHSLGRNQPHQHHHRPQPLTGPANQNGARSNMAKEANDRQIPPAPPPPPPLMPSAGQVVFPNSSIHSAAMATPLHPAAVPGNQGGTAAQAHPYSPSPPPPPPGNYISSPSRPSSQAPSSAAAPPVPPAADGRKPAAGLNVPMNDARSDLLAAIRRGIQLRKVQEQREQEEAKKREPAGNDVATILSRRIAVEYSESEEESEPEDQEWSD